One window from the genome of Methyloradius palustris encodes:
- a CDS encoding NAD(P)/FAD-dependent oxidoreductase, with the protein MKIAIIGSGIAGNTLAYHLHKDHKITVFEAGSYIGGHTHTHNIVHEKREYAVDTGFIVFNDRTYPNFIHMLEELGVAWRASNMSFSVKCEKSGFEYNGTTLNSLFAQRRNLFRPSFYRMIGNILRFNKESLALLEDGAEIRLGDYLKQGGYSQQFIDYYIIPMGSAIWSTDAKQMLEFPARFFVRFFHHHGMLSVSNRPEWRTIAGGSARYVEALTAGFKDNIRLNTPVAKVRRLKQSVRVTPVGGVEESFDWVFFACHSDQALTMLSDATEAEREILGTIPYQENSVFLHYDQSLLPKRKLAWAAWNYHVTPTPTDRVAVTYNMNILQGLESEQRLLVTLNHTKGINPAKVIKRLTYHHPVYTTAGAAAQARHAEISGTNRTAYAGAYWRNGFHEDGVMSALKALEHFNAATQAKVA; encoded by the coding sequence ATGAAAATCGCCATCATCGGGTCAGGTATTGCTGGCAATACGCTCGCTTACCATTTGCATAAAGATCACAAGATTACGGTGTTTGAAGCAGGTAGCTATATTGGCGGTCATACCCATACCCACAATATCGTTCATGAAAAACGTGAATATGCAGTAGATACTGGCTTCATCGTCTTCAACGACCGCACTTACCCCAATTTCATTCATATGCTAGAAGAGCTGGGCGTGGCGTGGCGCGCAAGCAATATGAGCTTTAGCGTGAAGTGCGAAAAGTCGGGCTTTGAATACAACGGCACTACGCTGAACTCACTGTTTGCGCAGCGCCGCAACCTCTTTCGCCCTTCTTTTTATCGCATGATAGGCAATATATTGCGCTTCAATAAAGAGTCGCTGGCATTGCTTGAAGATGGCGCTGAAATCAGATTAGGCGATTATCTGAAGCAAGGTGGCTATAGCCAGCAGTTTATTGACTATTACATCATCCCCATGGGCTCTGCTATCTGGTCAACTGACGCCAAGCAAATGCTTGAATTCCCTGCGCGTTTCTTTGTCAGGTTCTTTCACCACCACGGCATGCTCTCTGTGAGTAATCGGCCTGAATGGCGCACCATTGCTGGTGGTTCAGCACGCTATGTAGAAGCGCTAACTGCAGGCTTTAAAGACAATATCAGGCTGAATACACCTGTCGCAAAGGTACGCAGGCTCAAGCAATCAGTGAGAGTAACGCCAGTGGGTGGCGTTGAAGAAAGCTTTGACTGGGTATTTTTTGCCTGCCACAGCGATCAAGCGCTGACTATGTTAAGCGATGCGACCGAGGCTGAACGCGAGATTCTTGGCACTATCCCCTACCAAGAGAATTCAGTCTTTTTGCATTACGACCAAAGTCTGCTGCCTAAACGCAAACTGGCTTGGGCTGCGTGGAACTACCATGTCACCCCTACGCCGACTGATCGCGTGGCAGTGACTTACAACATGAATATCTTGCAGGGCTTGGAATCAGAACAACGATTGCTAGTGACGCTTAATCACACCAAAGGCATCAACCCAGCAAAAGTGATCAAGCGCCTGACTTATCATCACCCTGTTTACACAACGGCTGGCGCTGCTGCCCAAGCCCGCCATGCAGAAATTAGCGGTACAAACCGTACGGCTTATGCGGGTGCTTATTGGCGTAACGGCTTTCATGAAGATGGCGTGATGAGTGCGTTAAAAGCGCTTGAACATTTCAATGCAGCTACTCAAGCAAAGGTCGCTTGA
- a CDS encoding lipocalin family protein has product MMNKTNLKLRKLTIALCAALLSGCATTKLPDIKPVPNVELSRFMGSWYVIGVIPTYIEKEAYNSVESYKLDADGTIATTFTFNKGAFEGPVKTYTPRGFVVENTNNAEWGMRFIWPIKAEYKIAYLSADYGQTIIARNARDYVWIMARTPVIADSEYKTLTDYVAGLGYDISKLQKVPQQSLNDRNKAKGK; this is encoded by the coding sequence ATGATGAATAAAACTAACCTAAAACTTCGTAAGCTGACCATTGCCTTATGCGCCGCATTGCTTAGTGGATGCGCCACGACAAAGCTGCCTGACATCAAACCAGTACCAAACGTTGAGTTGTCCAGATTCATGGGTAGCTGGTACGTGATAGGCGTGATACCGACGTATATTGAAAAAGAAGCTTACAACTCAGTTGAGTCTTACAAGCTTGACGCAGATGGCACGATTGCGACCACCTTCACCTTCAACAAGGGCGCATTCGAGGGTCCTGTAAAAACCTATACGCCACGTGGGTTTGTGGTTGAGAACACCAACAATGCAGAATGGGGCATGCGGTTCATCTGGCCAATTAAAGCGGAATACAAGATCGCTTATCTATCCGCTGATTACGGTCAAACCATCATCGCCCGCAATGCGCGTGATTATGTCTGGATTATGGCGCGCACGCCTGTAATTGCTGATTCAGAATACAAAACCCTTACAGACTATGTTGCAGGCTTGGGCTACGACATCAGCAAGCTACAAAAAGTACCGCAGCAATCATTGAACGACAGAAACAAAGCTAAAGGAAAATAA
- a CDS encoding DUF1365 domain-containing protein, whose translation MQSAIFTGWVRHRRFLPVEHAFRYRIYMMFLNLDELPRLFGKSWLWSAKRPNLAWFKRDDYFGNPEQSLKTSIEELVLQKTGQLPAGPICLLTNMRYFGYCFNPVSFYYCFKTDGKTLQAIVADITNTPWKERHAYVLDCTKETSINKLQRFNFSKEFHVSPFMPMDIEYDWRFSTPTDQLNVHMRNLRGGSKMFDATMALERKPINSLNLAWVLLAYPFMTLKVIFAIHWQALWLWLKKVPFISHPQKISADHH comes from the coding sequence ATGCAAAGCGCGATTTTCACAGGCTGGGTGAGGCATCGCAGATTTCTGCCTGTGGAACATGCTTTTCGATATCGCATTTACATGATGTTTCTTAATCTGGATGAATTGCCAAGGCTATTTGGAAAAAGTTGGCTGTGGTCTGCCAAGCGCCCTAATCTCGCTTGGTTTAAGCGTGACGATTACTTTGGCAATCCTGAACAATCCCTTAAAACATCGATTGAAGAACTAGTATTGCAAAAAACTGGGCAACTGCCAGCAGGCCCCATTTGTTTGCTGACTAACATGCGTTATTTCGGCTACTGCTTTAACCCTGTCAGCTTTTATTACTGCTTTAAGACTGATGGTAAGACTTTGCAAGCAATTGTCGCCGACATCACCAATACGCCTTGGAAAGAACGGCATGCCTACGTGCTGGATTGCACTAAAGAAACCAGCATTAACAAGTTGCAACGCTTTAATTTCAGCAAAGAGTTTCACGTATCGCCGTTTATGCCTATGGATATTGAGTACGACTGGCGCTTTTCAACGCCAACCGATCAACTTAACGTTCACATGCGTAATTTAAGGGGTGGCAGCAAGATGTTTGATGCCACCATGGCACTAGAGCGCAAGCCCATCAACAGTCTCAATTTAGCCTGGGTGTTGTTGGCTTACCCTTTCATGACACTCAAAGTTATTTTCGCTATCCATTGGCAGGCCTTATGGCTCTGGTTGAAAAAAGTGCCCTTTATTAGCCATCCCCAAAAAATCAGTGCAGATCATCATTAA
- a CDS encoding acyl-CoA desaturase produces MQVSNKHSIFTRLTRWLDSSLVPEVSAADANQKQVDWLRVLPFVLMHLACLSVIWVGWSAFAVGFAITLYVLRMFAVTGFYHRYFAHKAFRTSRFMQFLFAVLGATSVQRGPLWWASHHRHHHAYSDRDEDAHSPVRHGFFWSHLGWFLSNTHFATKHERVKDFTKFPELMFLDRFDVLVPIFFALSIYGFGSLLEAYAPELDTSGLQLLVWGFVVSTVVLYHATFSVNSLAHGWGNRRYATKDQSRNNLIIALFTLGEGWHNNHHHFPGSAKQGFYWWEIDLTFYGLKALEACGLIWDLRAVPKHIREAHQVEATL; encoded by the coding sequence ATGCAAGTATCGAACAAACATTCGATTTTTACCCGACTCACTCGCTGGCTTGATAGCAGCCTTGTACCCGAAGTAAGTGCGGCAGATGCCAATCAGAAACAAGTAGATTGGCTGCGGGTATTGCCTTTTGTATTGATGCATCTCGCCTGTTTATCAGTCATCTGGGTAGGCTGGAGTGCCTTTGCCGTCGGTTTTGCGATTACGCTGTACGTGCTAAGAATGTTTGCCGTCACAGGCTTTTACCACCGCTATTTTGCGCATAAGGCGTTTCGCACATCGCGCTTCATGCAGTTCTTATTTGCCGTGTTAGGTGCCACCTCTGTGCAGCGCGGCCCTTTGTGGTGGGCGTCACACCATCGCCATCACCATGCCTATTCTGACCGCGACGAAGATGCGCATTCACCAGTGCGCCACGGTTTTTTCTGGAGTCACTTGGGCTGGTTTTTATCCAATACGCATTTTGCGACCAAACATGAGCGGGTAAAAGACTTCACTAAATTCCCGGAGCTGATGTTTCTTGATCGCTTTGATGTATTGGTACCGATTTTCTTCGCGCTATCAATCTATGGTTTCGGCAGCCTGCTTGAGGCCTATGCGCCAGAACTCGACACCAGTGGCCTGCAGTTGCTGGTCTGGGGCTTTGTGGTCTCGACTGTAGTGCTTTATCACGCGACGTTCAGCGTCAATTCACTTGCGCATGGCTGGGGTAACAGAAGATATGCCACCAAAGACCAAAGCCGTAACAATCTTATTATTGCGCTGTTTACCCTTGGTGAAGGCTGGCACAACAACCATCACCATTTCCCGGGTTCGGCCAAGCAAGGCTTTTACTGGTGGGAAATTGATCTTACTTTCTACGGCCTGAAAGCCTTGGAAGCCTGCGGCCTGATCTGGGATTTACGTGCCGTTCCCAAGCATATTCGCGAAGCACACCAGGTTGAAGCAACCTTATGA